One Candidatus Poseidoniia archaeon genomic region harbors:
- the sufB gene encoding Fe-S cluster assembly protein SufB: MNSETEMLREYAERDYEYGFVTDVETDSVPPGLSEEVIRYISARKHEPKWLTEWRLEAYRLWQEMEEPHWANIEYGPIDYQDIVYYSAPKSSADGPKSLDEVDPELLATYEKLGIPLNEREKLAGVAVDAVFDSVSVATTFKDQLAAQGIIFCSFSEAVQEHPELVRTYLGSVVPRSDNFFAALNSAVFTDGSFAYIPKGVECPMDLSTYFRINAAKTGQFERTLLIADEGSCVSYLEGCTAPMRDENQLHAAVVELVALDDANIKYSTVQNWYPGNEEGVGGIFNFVTKRGACRGANSRISWTQVETGSAITWKYPSCILQGDNSVGEFYSIALSARKQQADTGTKMIHIGRNTRSTIISKGISAQRGQNSYRGQVRILKKANGARNYSQCDSLLIGDQCGAHTFPNLDVQNSSAHVEHEASTSRIGEDQLFYCQQRGLSLEDSINLIVNGFCKEVFCELPMEFAVEAQKLLEVSLEGSVG; this comes from the coding sequence ATGAACTCCGAAACCGAGATGCTGCGCGAATACGCCGAGCGCGATTACGAATATGGCTTCGTCACCGACGTCGAGACCGACTCGGTCCCGCCCGGCCTGAGCGAAGAGGTCATCCGTTACATCTCGGCGCGCAAGCACGAGCCGAAATGGTTGACCGAGTGGCGGCTCGAAGCCTATCGGCTCTGGCAGGAGATGGAGGAGCCGCACTGGGCCAACATCGAGTATGGGCCTATCGACTATCAGGACATCGTCTACTACTCAGCCCCGAAGTCGAGCGCCGACGGGCCGAAGTCGCTGGACGAGGTGGACCCGGAACTGCTCGCGACCTACGAGAAGCTGGGCATCCCGCTCAACGAGCGCGAGAAGCTGGCCGGCGTCGCGGTGGACGCGGTCTTCGACTCGGTCTCGGTCGCGACGACCTTCAAGGACCAGCTCGCCGCACAGGGCATCATCTTCTGCTCGTTCAGCGAGGCGGTGCAGGAGCACCCTGAACTGGTGCGCACCTACTTGGGCTCGGTCGTGCCGCGCTCCGACAATTTCTTCGCGGCGCTGAACAGCGCGGTCTTCACCGACGGCTCGTTCGCCTACATTCCGAAAGGCGTAGAGTGCCCGATGGACCTTTCGACCTACTTCCGCATCAACGCTGCCAAGACGGGGCAGTTCGAGCGCACGCTGCTCATCGCCGACGAAGGCAGCTGCGTCAGCTATCTTGAAGGCTGCACCGCGCCGATGCGCGATGAGAACCAGCTCCACGCCGCTGTCGTCGAGCTGGTCGCACTCGACGACGCGAATATAAAGTATTCAACCGTGCAGAACTGGTATCCCGGCAATGAGGAGGGCGTCGGGGGCATCTTCAATTTCGTCACCAAGCGCGGCGCCTGCCGCGGCGCCAACTCCCGGATATCGTGGACACAGGTCGAGACCGGCTCCGCCATCACCTGGAAGTATCCGTCGTGCATCCTGCAGGGCGATAACTCCGTTGGCGAGTTCTACTCGATTGCGCTCTCCGCCCGGAAGCAGCAAGCCGACACCGGGACCAAGATGATCCATATTGGCCGCAACACCCGCTCGACCATCATCAGCAAGGGCATCTCGGCGCAGCGGGGGCAGAACTCATACCGCGGACAAGTCCGCATCCTGAAGAAGGCAAATGGCGCGCGCAACTACTCGCAATGCGACTCGCTGCTGATTGGCGACCAGTGCGGCGCGCATACATTTCCGAATCTGGACGTGCAGAACAGCTCGGCGCACGTCGAGCACGAAGCTTCGACATCCCGGATTGGCGAGGACCAGCTTTTCTACTGCCAGCAACGCGGGCTCTCGCTGGAGGACAGCATCAACCTGATTGTCAACGGCTTCTGCAAGGAGGTCTTCTGCGAACTCCCGATGGAGTTCGCAGTCGAGGCACAGAAACTGCTCGAAGTTTCACTCGAAGGGAGCGTCGGCTGA
- the ribA gene encoding GTP cyclohydrolase II yields MAEPCEDDALAAARLPTRFGEFRILTFPGETTNREHIALALGDMAGEVVVRIHSECLTGDVFHSDRCDCGEQLDLAMERIAEAGSGVIIYLRQEGRGIGLVNKLHAYNLQDEGLDTVEANEVLGFSGEMRQYGDGVTILKCLGVSCVALLTNNPAKVEALREAGLTVRREPHTVAPKAENRSYLRTKAGKMGHLLD; encoded by the coding sequence ATGGCAGAACCGTGCGAGGACGATGCACTGGCGGCAGCGCGGCTGCCGACCCGCTTCGGTGAGTTCCGCATTCTCACCTTTCCCGGTGAGACGACCAACCGCGAGCATATCGCGCTGGCGCTGGGCGACATGGCGGGCGAAGTGGTGGTGCGCATCCACTCGGAATGCCTGACGGGCGACGTGTTTCACTCCGACCGCTGCGACTGCGGCGAGCAGCTCGACCTGGCGATGGAGCGCATCGCCGAGGCAGGCAGTGGCGTCATCATCTACCTGCGGCAGGAGGGACGCGGCATCGGGCTGGTCAACAAGCTCCACGCCTACAACCTGCAGGACGAGGGGCTCGACACGGTCGAGGCCAACGAGGTGCTGGGGTTCAGTGGCGAGATGCGGCAGTATGGCGACGGCGTCACCATACTCAAATGTCTAGGCGTGAGCTGCGTGGCGCTGCTGACCAACAACCCCGCCAAGGTCGAAGCATTGCGCGAAGCGGGCCTGACGGTGCGGCGCGAGCCGCACACTGTGGCGCCGAAGGCGGAGAACCGTAGCTACCTGCGCACTAAGGCAGGCAAGATGGGGCACCTGCTGGACTAG
- a CDS encoding iron-sulfur cluster assembly accessory protein: protein MTTSSETVLASDGQPLITVTEAAAAELQRAMEAQGKSDLALRIAVFPGGCAGMQYGLSLDSEEQPGDEEFESGGIRLVVGRQDLPLIAGMQVDYVQSVNGSGFKVENPNASESCGCGSSFSC, encoded by the coding sequence ATGACCACCAGCTCTGAAACCGTGCTCGCGTCGGACGGGCAGCCGCTGATTACGGTGACCGAGGCGGCCGCCGCCGAACTGCAGCGCGCGATGGAAGCGCAGGGCAAGTCGGACTTGGCACTGCGTATCGCGGTCTTTCCGGGCGGTTGCGCCGGGATGCAATATGGCCTGAGCCTTGATTCCGAGGAACAGCCGGGCGATGAGGAATTCGAGTCGGGCGGCATCCGGCTGGTCGTCGGGCGGCAGGACCTGCCGCTGATAGCGGGGATGCAAGTTGACTACGTCCAGTCAGTGAACGGCTCGGGCTTCAAGGTCGAGAACCCGAACGCCAGCGAAAGCTGCGGCTGCGGGTCGAGCTTCTCCTGCTGA
- a CDS encoding SUF system Fe-S cluster assembly regulator: MIRINKLTDYGIIIAVRIASDEPGRLHSAREIAAATRIPPPTVTRLLKQLARSGILASTRGASGGYALAQPPKAITVARLVEALEGPIALTECSEAVCGCALEEDCVVEAPWQTISLAVRGALESVTLADMARPSLAPPLVSLGGVKA, from the coding sequence ATGATACGAATCAACAAGCTGACAGACTACGGTATCATCATCGCCGTGCGCATCGCCAGCGACGAGCCGGGGCGGCTCCACAGCGCGCGCGAAATCGCCGCTGCCACCCGCATTCCGCCACCGACGGTGACGCGGCTGCTGAAGCAACTGGCGCGGAGCGGTATCCTGGCTTCGACTCGCGGCGCCAGCGGCGGCTACGCGCTGGCGCAGCCGCCCAAGGCGATTACGGTCGCGCGCCTGGTCGAGGCGCTGGAGGGGCCGATTGCGCTGACCGAGTGTTCCGAAGCGGTCTGCGGCTGCGCGCTCGAAGAGGACTGCGTCGTCGAGGCGCCGTGGCAGACCATCTCGCTCGCCGTGCGGGGGGCGCTGGAATCGGTGACGCTGGCTGACATGGCACGACCGTCACTTGCCCCGCCGCTAGTGTCCTTGGGAGGCGTGAAGGCATGA
- a CDS encoding sulfurtransferase TusA family protein, translated as MRGLQCTQAVMALLRALMPLPTGEELQVQWDEDDAKRDILTVIRRRKYTLVSDSEEDGRKLLVVSK; from the coding sequence GTGCGGGGATTGCAATGTACGCAGGCGGTGATGGCACTACTGCGCGCGCTGATGCCGCTACCGACCGGCGAAGAATTGCAGGTGCAGTGGGATGAAGATGACGCGAAGCGGGATATCCTGACGGTAATCCGGCGACGCAAGTACACGCTGGTTTCCGACAGCGAGGAAGACGGGCGCAAGCTGCTCGTCGTGAGCAAGTAA
- a CDS encoding iron-sulfur cluster assembly accessory protein — MITITEQAASHIQRLAAGGEPRLRVRVIGGGCSGMQYDLQLAPEPVEGDAVVEAHGAIVSVDPRSVPLLEEVTLDYIDPLTGGLTRSGLVLQNPQAEATCGCGESFSI; from the coding sequence ATGATTACCATCACCGAGCAGGCGGCTTCCCATATCCAGCGGCTCGCCGCCGGCGGCGAGCCGCGACTGCGCGTCCGCGTCATCGGTGGCGGCTGCTCCGGGATGCAGTATGACTTGCAGCTGGCCCCCGAGCCGGTTGAGGGCGATGCCGTGGTTGAGGCGCACGGCGCGATAGTCAGCGTCGACCCCCGCTCGGTGCCGTTACTGGAAGAGGTGACGCTCGACTATATTGACCCGCTTACGGGCGGACTGACCCGTTCAGGGCTGGTGCTGCAGAACCCCCAGGCCGAAGCGACTTGCGGCTGCGGCGAATCGTTCTCTATCTGA
- the sufD gene encoding Fe-S cluster assembly protein SufD — translation MDWQALLAAADGPPGLAPLRKAAGARFLERGLPSPRDEGWRYTDTRFFAKQELELARPAIEIDAPAGVRVRPLGEAVDAAQPFLADEAQQEHPFRLLNAALLHDGLLVEVADGATPDGVLRLTITTAQGLALPRLLVAVGENARLTLVERYRAGSGACLPVTQLAVGAGSRVEHLRVHHSREDVHIGCVEVRQQRNSLVASHMLTFGGKLVRNDLAFHLLGRGAEARLNGLYLADGEQHVDNHTTVEHAVPHCDSRETYRGILGGKASAVFNGRVHVHPDAQRTDAQQSNQNLLLTDDAVIHTKPELEIYADDVKCTHGATVGQLDREALFYLRSRGLAHDEARRMLVDSFAAEIVRRISDEPLRDELAEAVVARLPGMLAGAA, via the coding sequence ATGGACTGGCAGGCGCTGCTCGCAGCCGCCGATGGCCCGCCGGGGCTGGCCCCGTTGCGCAAGGCAGCCGGCGCGCGCTTCCTTGAACGGGGGCTGCCATCGCCGCGCGACGAGGGGTGGCGCTACACCGACACTCGTTTCTTCGCAAAGCAGGAACTCGAGCTGGCGCGGCCGGCAATCGAAATCGACGCGCCGGCCGGCGTCCGCGTACGCCCGCTCGGCGAAGCGGTTGACGCGGCACAGCCGTTTCTCGCTGACGAGGCGCAGCAGGAACATCCGTTCCGGCTCCTGAACGCGGCGCTGCTGCACGACGGACTGCTGGTCGAGGTCGCCGACGGCGCAACGCCTGACGGGGTGCTGCGACTGACGATTACGACTGCGCAGGGGCTGGCGCTGCCGCGGCTGCTGGTCGCGGTCGGCGAAAACGCACGGCTGACGCTGGTCGAGCGCTACCGCGCCGGCAGCGGCGCCTGCCTGCCGGTGACGCAACTCGCAGTGGGAGCCGGCTCCCGCGTCGAGCACCTGCGGGTCCACCACAGCCGCGAGGATGTGCACATCGGCTGCGTCGAGGTGCGGCAGCAGCGCAACTCGCTCGTCGCGAGCCATATGCTGACTTTCGGCGGAAAGCTGGTGCGCAACGACCTGGCATTCCACCTGCTCGGGCGGGGAGCCGAGGCGCGACTGAACGGACTCTACCTGGCTGACGGCGAACAGCACGTCGATAACCACACGACGGTCGAGCACGCGGTGCCGCACTGCGACAGCCGCGAAACCTACCGCGGCATCCTTGGCGGCAAGGCGAGCGCGGTGTTCAACGGCCGCGTGCATGTCCACCCCGACGCGCAGCGCACCGACGCGCAGCAGTCGAACCAGAACCTGCTGCTGACCGACGACGCGGTCATCCACACCAAGCCGGAGCTGGAAATCTACGCCGACGACGTCAAGTGCACCCACGGCGCGACCGTCGGGCAGCTTGACCGCGAGGCGCTTTTCTATTTGCGGTCGCGCGGTCTCGCCCACGACGAGGCGCGGCGGATGCTCGTCGACTCGTTCGCCGCCGAAATCGTGCGCCGCATCAGCGACGAACCGCTGCGCGACGAACTGGCGGAGGCGGTCGTGGCGCGACTTCCGGGAATGCTGGCGGGGGCGGCGTGA
- the sufC gene encoding Fe-S cluster assembly ATPase SufC, which translates to MLEIRDLKAGIKGKTILKGIDLAVNAGEVHAIMGPNGSGKSTLAQVIAGREQFEVSAGSVSYDGQDLLGLAPEERACAGIFLAFQYPIEIPGVSNSYFLRSALNSQRRARGEQELDAFEFLAIIQDRMKLLNLREELLNRPVNEGFSGGEKKRNEIFQMAVLEPRLAVLDETDSGLDIDALRVVASGVNSLRRDDNATIVVTHYQRLLNYIIPDFVHVLVDGRIVRSGDRQLALDLEEQGYDRIVAQAA; encoded by the coding sequence ATGCTCGAAATTCGAGACTTGAAGGCTGGTATCAAGGGCAAAACCATCCTGAAGGGGATTGACCTTGCCGTCAACGCAGGCGAAGTGCACGCCATCATGGGGCCGAACGGCTCCGGCAAGAGCACGCTGGCGCAGGTCATCGCCGGTCGCGAGCAGTTCGAAGTCAGCGCCGGCAGCGTGAGCTACGACGGGCAGGACCTGCTCGGGCTCGCCCCGGAAGAGCGTGCTTGCGCCGGCATCTTCCTGGCTTTCCAGTATCCCATCGAAATCCCCGGCGTCAGCAATAGCTACTTCCTGCGCTCCGCGCTCAATTCACAGCGGCGTGCAAGGGGCGAGCAGGAGCTGGACGCCTTCGAGTTTCTGGCCATCATCCAGGACCGCATGAAGCTGCTCAACCTGCGCGAGGAGCTGCTGAACCGGCCGGTCAACGAAGGCTTCTCGGGCGGCGAGAAGAAGAGGAACGAAATCTTCCAGATGGCGGTGCTCGAGCCGCGACTGGCGGTGCTGGATGAGACCGATTCCGGGCTCGACATCGACGCGCTGCGCGTCGTCGCCAGTGGCGTGAACTCGCTGCGCCGCGACGACAACGCCACCATCGTGGTCACGCATTACCAGCGGCTGCTCAACTACATCATCCCTGACTTCGTGCATGTGCTTGTCGACGGGCGCATCGTGCGCTCGGGCGACCGGCAGCTGGCGCTCGACCTGGAAGAGCAGGGCTACGACCGCATCGTCGCGCAGGCGGCATAG
- a CDS encoding quinolinate synthase: protein MTLTLDEVKATIVARENPTLTPAEIELHAATVHRILELKQKHGVVILGHNYMEPLVYGLSEGAEQGDSLGLSRSAAETEAEFIIFNGVHFMAETAKILSPEKRVLIADWEAGCSLADNFGAAEVRQMRAAHPGVPVMIYVNSYAEAKAECDVCCTSANAARIAMALPGDELIFVPDLFFAQNLEAELQGRKRVLYPGQGNGGHGAICEVHEQFALDDICAVREGFEIPPGHPSRRIYVHWECRPEVLREADFYGSTTQIRNDIAQRVAAGTLERAFIASECELTSNLMEEFPTVQFWTACSVRCSHMARITLEKIRPVLEAIDAGGDLRQWEVELPPEVIEAAAAPIQRMMELSAAS from the coding sequence ATGACGCTGACGCTCGACGAAGTCAAGGCCACAATCGTGGCGCGCGAGAACCCGACGCTCACGCCCGCCGAAATCGAGCTGCACGCGGCGACGGTGCACCGCATTCTTGAGCTGAAGCAGAAGCACGGCGTCGTTATTCTGGGCCACAACTACATGGAGCCGCTGGTCTACGGCCTGTCGGAAGGCGCGGAGCAGGGCGACTCGCTCGGCCTGAGCCGCTCTGCGGCGGAGACCGAGGCGGAATTCATCATCTTCAACGGCGTGCACTTCATGGCCGAGACCGCCAAGATACTCAGCCCTGAAAAGCGGGTGCTGATTGCCGACTGGGAAGCGGGCTGTTCGCTCGCCGACAATTTCGGTGCGGCCGAGGTGCGGCAGATGCGCGCTGCCCACCCGGGCGTGCCGGTCATGATTTACGTCAACTCCTACGCCGAGGCGAAGGCGGAGTGCGACGTCTGCTGCACGTCGGCTAACGCGGCGCGCATCGCCATGGCGCTGCCGGGCGACGAGCTGATTTTCGTCCCCGACCTTTTCTTCGCGCAGAACCTGGAGGCGGAGTTGCAGGGGCGCAAGCGCGTCCTGTATCCGGGACAGGGTAACGGCGGCCACGGCGCCATCTGCGAGGTGCACGAGCAGTTCGCGCTCGACGACATCTGCGCCGTGCGGGAGGGCTTCGAAATCCCGCCAGGCCACCCGTCGCGGCGCATCTACGTCCACTGGGAGTGCCGGCCCGAAGTATTACGCGAGGCGGACTTCTACGGCAGCACGACCCAGATACGCAACGATATCGCGCAGCGCGTCGCCGCCGGCACGCTGGAGCGCGCGTTCATCGCTTCCGAGTGCGAGCTGACGTCGAACCTGATGGAGGAGTTCCCGACGGTGCAGTTCTGGACCGCCTGCTCGGTGCGCTGTAGCCATATGGCGCGCATCACGCTCGAGAAAATCCGGCCCGTCTTGGAAGCTATCGACGCTGGCGGCGACCTGCGGCAGTGGGAGGTCGAGCTGCCGCCCGAGGTCATCGAGGCCGCCGCGGCACCCATCCAGCGCATGATGGAACTGAGCGCCGCATCCTGA
- a CDS encoding cysteine desulfurase codes for MSAAPLDCMALRADFPALQQEVHGRPLVYLDNAATTHKPRAVLDALDRFHRRDNSNVHRGVHTLSQRATDSYEGARQQVAQFLGAGTDEIVFVRGATEAINLVANAFLRPRLQPDDEVLVTAMEHHANIVPWQLACDATGAQLRVAPMSQAGELLLNELEALLSPRTKLLALTHVSNALGTVNPVAQIAEMAHAHGVPVLVDGAQAVQHLPVDVAQLGVDFYALSGHKLYGPTGIGVLWARSEHLEAMPPWQGGGDMIRSVTFEKTEFAPPPLRFEAGTPHIAGAIGLGAAVEYLSGIGLEVIAAHESELLTAATDAVAAIDGVRLIGTAAQKASVLSFVLEGVHPHDIGTVLDRNGVAVRTGHHCAQPVMAFYGVPATVRVSFGLYNYCAEIEPLYAALCEAQELFA; via the coding sequence ATGAGCGCAGCGCCACTCGACTGCATGGCGCTGCGCGCCGACTTCCCGGCGCTACAGCAGGAAGTGCATGGCCGGCCGCTGGTCTATCTCGACAACGCTGCGACGACGCACAAGCCGCGGGCGGTGCTCGACGCGCTCGACAGGTTCCACCGCCGCGACAACTCCAACGTCCACCGCGGCGTCCACACCCTGAGCCAGCGCGCGACCGATTCCTACGAGGGCGCGCGCCAGCAGGTTGCGCAATTCCTGGGCGCCGGGACGGACGAAATCGTTTTCGTGCGTGGCGCGACCGAAGCGATTAATCTCGTCGCGAACGCGTTCCTGCGGCCGCGGCTGCAGCCGGACGACGAGGTGCTGGTTACGGCGATGGAGCATCACGCTAACATCGTCCCGTGGCAACTGGCGTGCGACGCGACCGGAGCGCAGCTCCGCGTCGCGCCGATGTCGCAGGCGGGCGAGCTGCTGCTCAACGAGCTCGAAGCGCTGCTCTCGCCACGCACGAAACTGCTGGCGCTGACGCACGTCTCCAACGCGCTCGGCACGGTGAATCCCGTCGCGCAAATCGCCGAAATGGCGCACGCGCACGGAGTGCCGGTACTGGTCGATGGCGCACAGGCGGTGCAGCACCTGCCGGTCGACGTCGCGCAGCTCGGCGTCGACTTCTACGCGCTCTCGGGCCACAAACTCTACGGCCCTACGGGAATCGGCGTGCTCTGGGCGCGCTCCGAGCACCTGGAAGCGATGCCGCCGTGGCAGGGGGGCGGCGACATGATTCGCTCCGTCACATTCGAGAAAACAGAGTTCGCGCCGCCGCCACTGCGATTCGAGGCGGGGACGCCGCACATCGCCGGCGCCATCGGGCTCGGCGCAGCGGTCGAATACCTATCGGGAATCGGGCTCGAGGTGATTGCCGCACACGAAAGCGAGCTGCTGACGGCCGCGACCGACGCGGTCGCGGCTATCGACGGCGTGCGGCTCATCGGCACCGCCGCGCAGAAGGCAAGCGTGCTTTCGTTCGTGCTCGAGGGAGTGCATCCACATGACATTGGCACGGTGCTGGACCGGAACGGCGTCGCGGTGCGCACCGGCCACCACTGCGCGCAGCCGGTGATGGCGTTTTACGGCGTGCCGGCGACGGTGCGCGTTTCGTTCGGTTTATATAATTATTGTGCAGAAATCGAACCACTCTACGCAGCGCTGTGCGAGGCACAGGAGCTCTTCGCGTGA
- a CDS encoding DUF357 domain-containing protein: MDEFSVSRERIERYLALTDEALAKVEIPAAAGDDARAQAEDMLGMARAYHSDAQHFLAAGRGDDAFAAVNYAHGWLDAGVRLGLLDGKGDWRLFTTD; encoded by the coding sequence ATGGACGAGTTCAGCGTCAGCCGCGAGCGCATTGAGCGCTACTTGGCGCTGACCGACGAAGCGCTAGCGAAGGTCGAGATTCCCGCCGCGGCCGGTGACGACGCGCGCGCGCAGGCCGAAGATATGCTCGGGATGGCGCGCGCCTACCACTCCGACGCGCAGCATTTCCTCGCCGCCGGCCGTGGCGACGACGCGTTCGCCGCCGTCAACTACGCGCACGGCTGGCTCGATGCCGGCGTCCGCCTCGGGCTGCTCGACGGCAAGGGCGACTGGCGGCTGTTTACCACGGACTGA
- a CDS encoding SUF system NifU family Fe-S cluster assembly protein, with amino-acid sequence MSLSELYQELILDHNRSPRNRGTLAAPTHSATGHNPLCGDQLTLELRLADGKVAEVAFEGSGCAISTASASLMTDAVKGLDEAELEALFAKFHALATGDGQPAGGLGKLAAFGGIRDYPTRVKCATLAWHTLRAAFHGEQGATTE; translated from the coding sequence GTGAGCCTTTCAGAGCTTTATCAGGAGCTCATTCTGGACCATAATCGCAGCCCGCGCAACCGCGGCACGCTCGCGGCGCCGACGCACTCCGCGACGGGGCACAACCCGCTCTGCGGCGACCAGCTCACGCTCGAGCTGCGGCTTGCCGACGGGAAGGTCGCCGAGGTCGCCTTCGAAGGGAGCGGCTGCGCCATCTCAACCGCGTCGGCGAGCCTGATGACCGACGCCGTCAAGGGCCTGGACGAGGCGGAGCTGGAAGCGCTCTTCGCGAAGTTCCACGCGCTCGCGACCGGCGACGGGCAGCCGGCCGGGGGGCTGGGCAAGCTGGCTGCCTTCGGCGGGATTCGTGACTACCCGACGCGGGTGAAGTGCGCGACGCTGGCGTGGCACACGCTGCGGGCGGCGTTCCACGGCGAGCAGGGGGCGACGACCGAGTGA
- the xseB gene encoding exodeoxyribonuclease VII small subunit translates to MSSDEDAELNFSQALQRLEALLAQLESGEVELEEAMELFEQGSALAERCREMLANAEQRLEELAPAEPEGE, encoded by the coding sequence ATGTCAAGTGACGAAGACGCGGAGCTGAACTTCTCGCAGGCGCTGCAGCGGCTCGAGGCGCTGCTGGCGCAGCTGGAGTCAGGCGAGGTCGAGCTGGAAGAGGCGATGGAGCTGTTCGAGCAGGGCAGCGCGCTCGCCGAGCGCTGCCGCGAAATGCTCGCGAACGCCGAACAGCGGCTCGAGGAACTGGCACCGGCAGAGCCGGAAGGCGAGTGA
- the xseA gene encoding exodeoxyribonuclease VII large subunit has product MFAPVWTLQQLSQRVKQAVEGVAEFRDIRVEGEVIKPYKAASGHLYFTLSDGQSSLSCVAWANSQGSFATQPEEGQQVIARGSLSTYGARSQYQLTVRGLRPSGAGDRAAAIEALKRKLRSEGLFDDQYKKELPRFPLHVALVTGAGSAALNDVLKVARQRWPLARVSVVPALVQGTGAPAALVAALERADALGAELLILARGGGSPEDLDGFNAEPVVRAVFGCATPVVSGVGHEIDTTVVDFVADLRAATPSNAAELALPDWREVDARFASALQQLAALAGRRVEREGAALDALRHRLVLAHPRKRLREGVQRLDSATAQLQRGLRTLLTARGERLAKAGAMLAGLDPTAVLGRGYAIVQQGGSVLRTPVPVGSEIDITLGKGGMECQVTKTRS; this is encoded by the coding sequence GTGTTCGCGCCGGTCTGGACGCTGCAGCAGCTGAGCCAGCGGGTCAAGCAGGCGGTCGAGGGCGTCGCCGAGTTCCGTGATATCCGTGTCGAGGGCGAAGTTATCAAGCCCTACAAGGCGGCGTCGGGGCATCTCTACTTCACGCTCAGCGACGGCCAGAGCAGCCTGTCGTGCGTCGCGTGGGCCAACAGCCAGGGGAGCTTCGCGACGCAGCCCGAGGAGGGGCAGCAGGTCATCGCGCGCGGGTCGCTCTCGACCTACGGTGCGCGGTCGCAATACCAGCTCACCGTGCGCGGGCTGCGCCCTTCTGGTGCGGGTGACCGCGCCGCCGCTATCGAGGCACTGAAGCGCAAGCTGCGCAGCGAGGGGCTTTTCGACGACCAGTATAAAAAAGAACTGCCGCGGTTTCCGCTGCACGTCGCGCTGGTCACCGGCGCCGGCTCGGCCGCACTCAACGACGTCCTGAAAGTCGCACGCCAGCGCTGGCCGCTGGCGCGCGTCAGCGTCGTCCCAGCGCTGGTGCAGGGCACCGGCGCGCCCGCGGCGCTGGTCGCGGCGCTGGAGCGCGCCGATGCGCTCGGTGCGGAGCTGCTGATACTGGCGCGCGGCGGCGGCTCGCCGGAAGACCTGGACGGCTTCAACGCCGAGCCGGTCGTGCGCGCGGTCTTCGGCTGCGCGACGCCGGTCGTGAGCGGCGTCGGTCACGAAATAGATACGACGGTCGTCGACTTCGTTGCCGACCTGCGCGCTGCGACGCCGAGCAACGCCGCCGAACTGGCGCTGCCCGACTGGCGCGAGGTGGACGCGCGCTTCGCCAGCGCGCTGCAGCAGCTGGCGGCGCTAGCGGGGCGGCGTGTCGAGCGCGAGGGAGCGGCGCTCGACGCGCTACGGCACCGGCTGGTGCTGGCGCACCCGCGCAAGCGGCTGCGCGAAGGGGTGCAGCGGCTTGACAGCGCGACGGCGCAGTTACAGCGCGGGCTGCGCACGCTGCTCACCGCGCGCGGCGAGCGGCTCGCGAAGGCGGGCGCGATGCTCGCGGGGCTTGACCCGACCGCAGTGCTGGGGCGCGGCTACGCTATCGTGCAGCAAGGCGGAAGTGTGCTGCGGACGCCGGTGCCGGTCGGCAGCGAAATTGATATTACGCTCGGCAAGGGGGGCATGGAATGTCAAGTGACGAAGACGCGGAGCTGA